A window of Pan paniscus chromosome X, NHGRI_mPanPan1-v2.0_pri, whole genome shotgun sequence genomic DNA:
AGTCATGGACATGAGCAGATTTGGCTACAGCTACATGTAGAGACAGATGCTGTGGTGGGCACTGACCTGTTGCATTCACTCACAGAAATGCACAGATGTTCATCCTTGCCCTTACCCCCATTTGCCCCCAAAACCTGCAGGGGCTCCAGGGGCTGCAGAgccctctcttctttccctcaaATCCTCATCAGTGTGTGACCCTTGAGGAGCCCATTACTTTTTCTGACTGACTTCTGACTTCCCCCACTCTTCCCTCCACTGTCTACTCACCTAGCATCTCTGAAATACTGTTTTGTCCTTCATCTTATCTGTCCCAGCCACTAGGATTTCATCCTGGGTTTCCTTGTGAGTGAGCACTGGGAAGAGAGAGCTCTTCCTGTCTTGGAAAAACCTCACCAGCCTCCTTAGAGTCCTCTGGTCAGGGGGGCCAGGCGAGACTGTGGCCACAGGTGCTGAGGAAATGGAGGACGTGTTGGGAGCAGGACTCCATGGCAGGATCAGCTCTGCTGAAGCCAGCTGACTTCCCCCACCAACCCGGTGATGCCAGGTCCCATGGTCCCAGCCCCATTCATCTTGGCATCACCTGGGTGGGAGGCAAATAACCGCCCAGGCAGGTGCAGGGCTTTGCTGCTGGTATTTGGCCTACCCTGACTAGGAGCGCCTCCTCTGTGGCTTTAGTCCAGCTGCACATCTCTGCTGGTGCTGGCAGGGGTGCTCAGCTCTGTGCCAGAACTCCCAGAGCAGAGGCGACAGGCTGACCTAGCCATGGCCCCCCAAGACCCCGACAGGCCAGTACTGTGTCTTCATGACACTCAGCACTGCACTATGACACAAATAGGCCAAGAGGGCTGGGGCAGTACTGGGAAGCTCCCTGAGGAGGGAGGACTATAATGAGCATGGGGGTGCTGCTGTCAGACTCAGCTGGGATTCCAACCCTGGCACTGCTGCTTTGTCCACTGTGAGACCATAGGCTGAGCctgtttgtttgtctgtaaaatggggatagcaaAGCCATCACCAGTTATTGTGTGTGTGAAATGAGAGTTGGCTGTCAAAGTGCTGAAGAATGTTAGATGCGATGATGAGAAAGAGAATGATAGGAATGGTTGAACATTTCTACTTCCTGCCTGGACTAGGGTGGTCTACCCAGGGCCTTGGAAGGGGGTGAGTCCCTCAGAAAGGCTCGGGGGTGGACACAGCTGTGGCTTCTTATCCCAGCAGGCCTCCTTGACCCCAGATGATCCTGGTTCCTGGGCAGGGGGTGGGAGAGTGGGAGGGGTTTGGAACAGGCAGGGAATGAGACTCAAGAAAGCCAGGGCCAGGATGCCCAGACAGTAGGGTTTGGGGAGCAGAGGGCCTCCTGGCTGGCTATGACTTGGAGCAAATGTGCTAGGACCTCTGGCCTTCTCTTGCCATTGCTAGATCACCAGAATGAGACATGTCTGCCTGCTGGGGTTGGGCAGCATGCACCTAGGGCCCTGGTGTCAGCACCCTCCTAACCCCATTTCTTTGCCTGTTTCTTTCCCTTGTTCTGTTTCAGAAGCCGAGGCCAAAAGAGCATGTGAGTGGCTTCGAGCAACAGGATTCCCTCAGTATGTGCAGCTTTTTGAAGGTAAGGCCACTCAACTGTTTACCCTCCCATACTTCCCCTAGCCCTCAGtttttcatctgttaaatggggcaAGTCAGATTCTCTCTCCAACTACACACAAGCAGTGTCTCCTGGCCCTGCTCCGATTTTTTTCAGGGACTTTGCTCCTGCAGTTGCACCTTTCTCTCCTGCATCATCTCTAAGGGATTGCTCTCACAACTGCCACAAGCTCTGCTGTTGCCCGTGCCTTTAAAGTACCTTGTCTTGACCAGGGTCATCACGTGGTACCAATCCTGAGGATGCCATGTAGGTACACATGGTGTGAAGAATGCCGCCTGGAGTTGTACACCCTGGTGGCCCAGGCTTGGCCTCACTTGCCCCACAGTGATGGCCtcatttctctgttttccttcatttctctttcGTGTTTTTCTAGAGTTCTTCACACTTGCTGtttcccttccccttttctcCCCACACCCCTACTGCACCCTGGCTTCACCTCCACCTCGCCTGGTCAACTTGCCTGGTCAATTCACCAGTGACCTCCATGTGGTCACACTCAGTGGTCACTTCCCAGTCCTCATCTTGCTTCATCTCTCAGCAGCATTCGGTGCCACTGGCCACTCCTTCCTTCGGCTTCTGGAATGCCCCCCTTTCCTGGCTGCCTCTCTGGCTGGGTTCTGTCTCCTTAGCTGACTCTGCTTCCTCTAACTGATATCTAAAGTTTAGGATATCCCAGGGCTCTGTCCGGGGCCCTCTTCTCTCTCAACATTTCTTTCTCATGAGATCTTTGTCTAAGTACTATCCATATTCTGATGACTTCCAAATGTCCAGACCTCATCCCCAAGCTCCAGATTCATATATTCACAGCTGCCAATTCAATCTCTCTACTCAGATGTCTGATGGGTGTCTCGGATTAAACAGGTCTGAAACCAACTCATGATGGTACCACCATTTACCCACTTGCTCAAGCCCCATACCCAGGAGTCATCCTTAATTTAATTCCTCCTTGTTCCCATCTCCTATCTCTAACCCTTCAGCAAGACCTTTTTCCCTCCAGAACGTATCTTGAATCAATCCACTTCTTACTACCTCCACTGCCACAGCCTGGTGTGACCCAGTGTCACAGCTCACCTGGGCTAGTGCAGCAGCTTCCTGTGCTCTTGCACTCTCATCTCTACACTGCAGCTGGAGGGCTCTTTTTGGCCATAGGTCTGACTGTCACTCCTGCTCCAAACCCTCCGATGGCCTCCCAGCACACTCAGAATGTAATACACACAGACGCTCTGCTCTGGCCTGTCAGACTGCATTCTCCAACTTCCATTGATTACTCTTACTTTTGTTCACAGGGCTCCTCTCTACACTTGCTCACACCAAGCTCTTTCCCTCTTCAGAGCCTTGATGCTGATGTTCCTCCTGCCTGGAACTCTCTCTGCAGTTTCCTTGCACAGCTGGCTGCTTCTCATCTTTCAGGACTCAGCTCGGATGTCACTGCTTTCAGAAAGCTCTCTGCTGACCACCTCTCTACAAGCAGCCCCCACCCCTACCAGCCTCCCTTTACACTATCATGCTGGCTGATGTCTTCCATGACTGCACCATCTTGGTTTTAAGTACTGTTGCTTATCTTTTTCCTTTAAGAGTGTAAACTCCAAGAAGGCAGGAACCATTTTTGTTGTGTTCACTGTTGTATGCTGTATGGTTTGCTCAAGTGTCTGGCACAAAGTAAATGCTCAATTGGATACTCATTAGTTGAATGAGTAAAGGAACAAATGGGCTTGCTTCACCAGTAAGGTAGAGAGCTGTGAGACTTCTCAGATTCTCTCTTCCATTCCCCCCAActcctttctttcccctctcccctccctaaGTCCCAGGGAGTGTGCTCTGGGCCACAGGGGGATGCAAGGTATTGTTTGGCTACTGTGCTGTCCTGTCCCTTCTGTCCTTGCTCCCGCCCTACTCCCCCAAGTTCACCTTGGGCCAAGGAGAAGTTTCCCTGCCTGAGCAGCCCAGGATTCAAAGGGGAATGGGGGAGCCCGTGTTGGGCTCTTGGCAGCCACCCGGGGTCTTGGGCCTGCTATCTCCCATGGACCTGCCTTACTGACTGACAGAGTTCTTGGGTCCAGCTCAGCCCTCTAGGCCTCTCCCAGACCTTTCCCTGAACTCCCTGGGCACCCTCCTTTATTCctgactttttttccttctgctttgcCTCTTGTCTTCCTGCTCCCCCTCCTTCCTGGCCGTTCCCTTCCAGCCCAAGGGCTGCTGAGGCTGAGTTTGTGATATACCACTGCACTCATCTTTGCTTCTCTCTGCCATACAGAAGGTTCGTTTCCCCTGGATATTGGCTCTGTGAAGAAAAACCACGGTTTTCTGGACGAGGACTCTTTGGGGGCCCTGTGTAGGTAGGTGGGCTGAGGGCCAGGCCTGGGAAGCCAAAGGCCTGGCTTGAAGCTTCCTCGTGGAAAAAAACATCCCTTGTACCCTCTAACAGAGGAGGAGCCCAGCTTACTAACAAAGCTCATCTTCTGTGGTCACATTGCTCATTCTGTTCTTTGTGTTTGTGATACCCTCAACCACCCAGGCACTCTAGCTAGAAAGCCAAGATCTGgccttgtttcttttctcctaaaGTTATAGCCCCCAAATATTCCTCTGCTTCAGTCCCTCTCTACTTACACCAGCTTGGCCCTTGTTTGAGGCCAAACCATGGCTTCTCCTTGGATCGATCACAAGGCTTCAGCCTAACTGGCTTTAGTCTTGATAGCccatctctcccctcccctctccctcttccctcacCCTACTCCCAGATCGATCTAGATCCACCAGCGTCGCATTGTAACAGCTCCAAATGgttgttctttctgcttaaaatGTGTCACTGCCTAAGGATAAAAATGCAAAGACTTTTTAGCATACCACCCAAAGCCCTTTGCGAGCTGGCTCATTAGCCTTAGCCCCATTGGTCTCATGCCCACACTGGTCTGTTTGCTGACTGTATACCTACAGTGTCCTGTGTAAGCTTGGGTAAGAGTCCCTGTTTCTCTCACCTTCAAAATCCCATTTGcatcctccaggaagccttctctgactgcATCCCTCCTTCATGGAAGTTGCTTGTCTCTCCCTGTGTTTGTCTGCTGTGCCTTCTGTCTGCTCTGTCTTTGAACACACCCCATTTCTGTAGGGTTTATTTCCACTCTCTGTGTaagctcctggagggcagaggcCATAATCTTCCCAGCATTGTGTCTGGTTCTTAAACCTTCACGAATATTGGAGCTTGCGAGAAGTTTTGATGGCTTGGGCATGTGAAGTGGCAGGTGCATCTTGGTAGgctctgccaggctttggggaTGGGGACCCTTGGTTGGACACTTCCATTTTGTTACAGGAGGCTGATGACCTTGAATAATTGTGCCTCGATGAAACTGGAGGTTCATTTTCAAAGCAAGCAGGTGAGTCATGGCAAAGCGTGGGTCTGTGGTCTTGTGGTGCCATAAGGAAACCCAGGGCATACGTAAACCATTTGTAAAACTAGCTCCAGTATCCCAGGAGTCTGAGATGTCCAGAGCAGTGCCTTTCCCCAGCTAGGGGTAGAGATGGAGGAGATCTAGGACCCCATTCTTTCCTGGGaacttgctttcttgcttttttttttttctggggcttTCTATACCGGAGGCCTATAGTCAGGTGGGGCAGCCAAGTGACCAAAGCCCTGGGCTGTGAGACAGGAGGCCCATGGGGCCTGGTCTCAGCTCTACCACTGATTACTGAGGGACCTCAGGGAAACCTCTtcccttctgggcctcagtttccccattttgcAAAGAAGGAGATGAACTAGAAAATCTCCAATTCCGTCCAGCTCTGTTGTGATTCTAATCTAAGACTACAGCCTAGAGCTTGGGAAGGTCTGTCACTGACTTAATGTATATcattgaccttgggcaagtggctTCTGGTTTGTAGGTttgttttcctatctgtaaaattgAAAGGGGGGTTAGATGAATTAGTTGACCATTACCATTACCATTACCATACATCTGGGCTCTGTCTGTGACTGCTGGCTTCCTCTGGCACTCCCAGAGCTAGCTCTCCCCACCTAGGCCATGTTCTCAGCCAGAAAGCAGGGCCCTTCACCTCAGAGTCCCCCAAGAGTTTGGAAGCAGAGAGTGGAGTACAAGCAAGGACTTGTGGCCTGGGCTTCTCTGACCTGATCCTGCAGTGCCTTTCCCAGAATGAAGACTCAGAAGAGGAAGAGCAGTGTACCATCAGTAGCCACTGGGCCTTCCAGCAGGAAAGTAAGTGCTGGTCTCCTATGGGGTCCTCTGATCTGTTGGCCCCACCGAGCCCTGGCCTGCCAGCGACCTCAAGCTGTGAGAGCGTCCTCACCGAGCTTAGTGCCACCTCTCTGCCAGTCATCACCGTGAGCCTACCACCCGAGCCAGCAGACTTGCCCTTGCCAGGCTGTGCCCCCAGCTCGAGTGACCGGCCCCTCCTCAGCCCCACCCAGGGCCAGGAGGGTCCCCAGGACAAAGCCAAGAAGCGCCATCGTAACCGTAGCTTCCTCAAGCACCTTGAGTCTCTGAGGCGGAAGGAAAAGAGTGGCAGCCAGCAAGCAGAGCCCAAGCATAGTCCAGCCACCTCAGAGAAGGTCTCCAAAGCCTCATCTTTCCGCAGTTGTCGTGGCTTCCTCTCAGCTGGATTTTACAGGGCCAAGAACTGGGCCGCCACCTCAGCCGGTGGCAGTGGTGCCAATACTCGGAAGGCCTGGGAGGCCTGGCCTGTGGCCTCGTTCCGGCATCCTCAGTGGACACACCGGGGTGATTGCCTGGTGCACGTTCCTGGGGACCACAAACCAGGCACATTCCCTCGCTCCCTGTCCATTGAGAGCCTGTGTCCTGAGGATGGACACCGCCTGGCAGACTGGCAGCCAGGTAGGCGGTGGGGCTGTGAGGGGCGCCGGGGCTCCTGTGGCTCAACGGGCAGCCATGCCAGCACGTATGACAACTTGCCTGAGCTATACCCAGCTGAACCTGTAATGGTTGGGGCTGAGGctgaagatgaagatgatgaggagAGTGGGGGCAGCTATGCTCACCTAGACGACATCCTCCAGCACGTGTGGGGGCTACAGCAACGAGTAGAGCTGTGGTCTCGGGCCATGTACCCAGACCTGGGGCCtggagatgaggaagaggaggaggccaCTTCATCAGTAGAAATAGCCACAGTTGAGGTCAAATGCCAAGCTGAGGCTCTCAGCCAGATGGAGGTTCCGGCCCATGGAGAGTCCCCAGCCTgggcccaggctgaagtccagCCAGCAGTCCTGGCTCCGGCTCAGGCTCCAGCTGAGGCTGAACCATTGGCACAGGAAGAGGCTGaggccccggccccagccccggccccggccccagcccAGGACAGTGAGCAGGAGGCACATTCAGGCGGGGAACCCACCTTTGCCTCTAGCCTGTCTGTGGAAGAAGGACACTCCATTTCTGACACTGTGGCCTCCTCCAGCGAACTTGACAGTAGTGGGAACTCCATGAATGAGGCTGAGGCTGCGGGGCCCCTGGCTGGACTCCAGGCATCAATGCCCCGTGAACGGCGCGATTCAGGTGTTGGGGCCTCACTTACCAGACCCTGCAGGTGAGAGTTTGGGTTGGGATGGGGCGGACGCAGGGTCtcctgttctctctctgtctctgaagCTGATTTCTCAGTCATGAGGCCCAGGGCTAAGTGCTTGGGGGCTGCGTTATCCCCTCACAGCCAGCTCACGAGAGAGAGTACAGGACTTGGGAATCCAGAAAGTTAGGTCCAGAACCTGCCTGTGCTGTGGCCTTGAGGAAATGATgctctcctctctgggcctcagtttcctcatctgtaaagtgagggaGGATGCTAGAGGAGATGGTCTCTGGTCCCCAGCTTTGCCCATTCAGGGTTTCTTGGAGCAGCCCCTCCACGGTAGTCTTGGGATGGGCAGGGGTCTTCACTGCTTATTGGCACTAGATGGGCCTGAGCTCTGTGCCACCCTCCCCAAGAACTTCTTGGCCCCTAAGAAGCTGAGTCCAAGCTTTTTCTACCCTGGGGCCTCAGCAGCAGCACTAGAAAGTGTTCCCAGCTCCCCGCATTTTTTCTTTGGGGAGAAAAAAGGGGACCACAATAACACCTTTTCTAAGGTTTAGCCAAACCTGCTCCTCTGGGCTTCTCCACCCCTCTCACCGCCCCCCACCAGGAAGCTCCGTTGGCATAGCTTCCAGAACTCCCATCGTCCCAGCCTCAACTCAGAGTCGCTGGAGATCAACCGGCAGTTTGCAGGCCAGATCAACCTCCTGCACAAGGGCTCGCTGCTGCGGCTTACCGCGTTCATGGAGAAGTACACTATGCCCCACAAGCAGGGCTGGGTCTGGTGAGTGGCTCCTGGGCCATGGAGGGTGGGGAACTGCTGACTCAGGTCCACGTCCCCAGGCAGGGTCAGCCCAGGAGGTGGGTGCAGGCAGGCAGGGCCCACAGGCCAGGGGAGCGGTGAGATATGCCAGGAGGCTGGAGGGGCTTGGTGAGGCTGGGTATGGGGCAGAGGACCTGAGGTCCTCCAGCTGTATCTTCTCCATCCCAATCTCTGTGCTGCAACTAGTGAGATTGTCCTAAAATGCAGCTGTGGTTGTCACTCTCCAGATAAACACTTTTCTCTGGCTCCCCATTGTCCAGATTCCCTCCCACCATGACTCCTTCCTGTTCTGGTCCCGCTCCATCCTTCTGGCTCTTTAGCCTACCGCTCCTAAGCAACCCCACCTTACAGACCAGTGGGACCAGTCATCCTTCCGTGAACGTGCTATGATCTTTTTCCTGCCTCTTTGCCTTTGTTTGTGCTGtgctctctgcctggaatgcattTTCCCCATTTCTCCTCTGGGACAATGCCTTCCTATCCCTCAAGAGCCTGCTGAGTTACCATGTCCTCTCCGAAGCCTTCCCTAACTCGCTAGGTACAGTTCCCCTCCCTCAGTGGGTCTTCCCCTAAGTTCTTGGCCTCCTACTGGCCACATGAGTTGTTACTGCCTATTGACACAGTTATCTCCTTGGCCAGACTGAGAGCTCTCTGTGTTCCTCTGTGACTCCCTGGGGCTGGGCCCAAAGCAGGTGCTCAATGAGTGTTGACTCTGGGGCAGTGGTGTGTGCCTTacccccctcaccccacctgATCCTCTGAGACTGCAGGCAGAGTCTCCAAACTGTGTTCCCCCTATCTGATCACTTGTCATTCTCCCAAACAGGTCAATGCCCAAGTTCATGAGGAGGAACAAGACCCCAGATTACCGGGGACAGCACGTATTTGGGGTGCCACCCCTCATCCACGTGCAGCGCACGGGCCAGCCACTGCCACAGAGCATTCAGCAAGCCATGCGCTACTTGCGCAGCCAGTGCCTGGACCAAGTGAGCCCTCGTGGGGCAGCCTGCCGGGAGAtggtgcaggggtggggtggtggtgggcattGGGCTGAAGGCTGAGGAGCTGGGGAGAGGAACTGCTCTGGCCTTCCCCCTCACTTGGGCTGGTCCACCAGAGGCCTTTGCTGTTCTCAGCAAGGACCAGCAAGGATGAAACTCCTTTCTACTCCTTATGCCCAGCTCTGTGCTACCTTCTTTCTGGCCCAGGCTCTGTAGTCCTTATCTTCTGGGAGCCTGAATTTGCCTAGATCCACCTTTTTCTACTCATCTCCACAAaagcatcttttttcttttgtcctgaAGCTGTAAAAATCCTTCTCTTTGGTTTTCCCATTTGTCTCCTACCCTGCCCCTCAGGAGGCCTGATAAGCTTTGAAGTCTCTGGGATGGCCTAGGCTCCTGACACCCAGTCCAGGGCTGGCCTCACAGTCTGCCTCCTACTCATGCATGttttcctcactccctccctcccctgcatgGAGTAGGTAGGCATCTTCCGCAAGTCTGGGGTCAAGTCCAGGATCCAGAACCTGCGTCAAATGAATGAGACCTCGCCTGACAATGTCTGCTATGAGGGCCAGTCAGCCTACGACGTGGCTGACCTGCTAAAGCAGTATTTCCGGGACCTGCCTGAGCCCATCTTCACCAGCAAGCTCACCACCACTTTCCTCCAGATCTACCAGCGTGAGTCGCCCACTCCTATCCCCAACAACCTGCCCCATTCTCAACCTCCCTGAATCCCAGAACTTGTGGAAGATAAACCTGGTGCAGGCAAATGTAGCTGGACCTGTGAGCTGATGATTGGAACAGTTACTATCTGGAGTTGGAAAGGCCCTTGCAGAGAGACCATTCTGCTTCCCCAAACCCATTATATGGAAGGGTAGACTGAGGCCCTGAGGGAAGAACTACATAAGGTTACACTGTATGTTAGTAATAAAGCTAGATCAAGCACCCAGAGACCTCACAGAACTGACATTTTCCCTTCCCTCTCACCGCTCCCCTTGGGACTGCTGTGCCTTTTGCCCCCTTGGAAACAGGAGGCTGGCTGCTAAGGCCTCTGGGGAAGTAAGGAAGGCTCTTCTTCCATTGCTTCCTCACAGTCCTCCCCAAGGATCAGTGGTTGGCAGCAGCACAAGCCGCCACCTTGCTGCTCCCCGATGAGAACCGAGAGGTGCTACAGACCCTGCTCTACTTCTTAAGTGACATTGCCTCTGCCGAGGAAAACCAGATGACAGCAGGCAACCTGGCAGTGTGCCTGGCGCCCTCCATCTTCCACCTCAATGTCTCTAAGAAGGATAGCCCCTCTCCCAGGTGAAATGGTGCACGGCATGTCAGGGCCGGGCCGGGTCCAGACAATTTGGGCCCCACTGGACTTTTGGCTTTTGATGGCTGGCACTGCTGTGTCTCAGCCTCACCACAAGGAGTGAGCCTGACTCCTCAGGGGCCCTGGGCTGGTGGGATGCTGTGGAGCAGGGCCTTCCAAAAGGCAGCAGGTTGTTTTGTGGTCAGGTTTGGCAAAGTGGCTTCCTGGCAGCTAGAAGGCAGCCTGTCTGCCATCTTGTCTTGTGCTCTTGTGCCATCTCTCCTCTCACCACCTCCTGCTCCATCTAGGATCAAGAGCAAACGCAGCCTCATTGGCAGGCCAGGCCCTAGGGACCTGAGTGACAACATGGCAGCCACCCAGGGCCTGTCGCACATGATCAGTGACTGCAAGAAACTTTTCCAGGTGAGTAACCCCAGGCCATGGCACCTACTTACCAGACCTGGGGGAACCATCAGGCCTGACCTCGGTGCCCCAAGTCAGGGATAGGACCCAATTTGACACATACCCCTCAAGCCTATACCCCCAACTCTTCCCCCACAATGTTTCTCATCTACCTTGCTGTGGTAGCTGCACCTCTCCACTGCCCTTAACGTGAACCTGACAGACCCCATGGGGTCTCCTGCTCTCTGGAGCTGCAGCCCATTGTGTGTGTGCCCTCTCAGGTGCCCCAGGACATGGTGCTGCAGCTGTGCAGCTCCTACAGCGCAGCTGAGCTCAGCCCTCCCGGCCCAGCCCTGGCTGAGCTGCGTCAGGCCCAAGCTGCAGGGGTAAGCCTGAGCCTCTACATGGAAGAGAATATCCAGGACCTGCTGCGTGATGCTGCTGAGCGCTTCAAGGGCTGGATGAGCGTGCCAGGGCCCCAGCACACGGAGCTGGCTTGCAGGAAGGTGAGTGCCACACCACGGGTGGCTGCTATGGGGCTGGGAGAGCATGGTGCAGGCAAGGGGAGTCAGAGAACCCAAAGGAAGGAGCCGGGGAGGAGCTGCCCCCCGAGTCTCGCTGTGCCTCGGCCTGGTCCTTGGAGAATGTCAGAAAGTCAAGAAAGTACCTTAAGGAATCAAGAACCAAATGAGACCAAGGGAACTCTCTCAGGAACCACCTGCCAGAATGACCTTCCAAAAGCCCCGTTCCAGATACGATGCTGCTTTGATAGCCTCAACTCCCATCTCTCCCTGCCCCGCAGTCCAGCTGAATCCTTGCATTTGCACCTTTGTGCGGTCCTGCTGCCTGGACTGCCCTGACCCCAAGCATTACGTCTCCCGAGTCACCTTTAGCGACAACGGAATGTGTTCCTCCTCCATTCAGAACCTTCTGTCATGCCCCAGGATGGAGGGGATTTCTCTCTGTTCCCCTCTGGGCACTGGTCATGCTCTTTCCTGGACATGGATTCTGAGTAAGATTGCAAGCCTGAAGTGTCCTGTGTAAAAAAACGGTCATAACAAAACCTTCCATGTAGGATCAGGGTGAGTGTGAATGCCTGATACATACTAAAGGTTCTGTAAGTGGCAGCTTTTGTTGTGCATGTGTTTTACTGCCTGTGCTAGATGGCGAGCTCCTTGACAATCACCATCTTCCTGCACCTCCAAGCACTGTGCCCATCATGGTAGGGCCTGAGAGGCCTCTGAGAATGTGCGCCCCGTCATCTCTTTATGCTGTCTAACAGACTGAAAAGCAGACatccagaaaagagagagagagggcagggaGCATGGGAGCACTGTCTCAGTCTGGCCAGCGCTAGCAGAGGAGCTCTGCAGCCTACCCTATTAAGCCTCAGGCCCTGCAGTTTGAGGCCTGGACTTAGGGCTGGAGTCAGAGTTCTCCAGCCCTGACAGCTGCCTCCATCCCCACTCCTGTGGCTCACAGGCACCGGATGGGCACCCCCTGCGGCTATGGAAGGCATCCACAGAGGTGGCAGCCCCCCCAGCTGTGGTGCTGCATCGTGTTCTCCGGGAGCGGGCCCTCTGGGATGAGGATCTGCTGCGGGCCCAGGTGCTGGAAGCCCTGATGCCGGGTGTGGAGCTGTACCACTATGTCACCGACAGCATGGCACCCCATCCCTGCCGCGACTTTGTGGTGCTTCGGTGAGGGGCTGCAGCTGCTACCCTTCTGTGCTTGGGGGGCCGGAGAAGTGGGGTGGAAACCAGCACTAGGAATCTGAGCCTACGTGTCCCTTCTCCAATAGGATGTGGCGCTCTGACCTGCCTCGTGGGGGTTGCCTGCTTGTCTCCCAGTCCCTGGATCCGGAACAACCTGTGCCAGAGTCGGGTGTGCGAGCCCTCATGCTCACGTCCCAGTACCTCATGGAGCCTTGCGGCTTGGGCCGCTCTCGGCTCACACACATCTGCCGGGCTGACCTCAGGTATCAGGCCTGGGACAGCCTGCTCGACCCCCTTGGCCTTGACCCcctcccctgcctctgcccctgctTTCTGCCCCATGCTATTGATTCCTGGGGCTGGGGACaagtcctttcttccttctccctggtGAGGGCTCTGGGGAAAAATCCATTGCTCATGCCTGGTTTCTTCTGCTTCCCTAGGGGCCGTTCTCCTGACTGGTACAACAAAGTCTTTGGACACCTGTGTGCCATGGAAGTGGCAAAGATCCGGGACTCCTTCCCCACCCTGCAGGCAGCGGGCCCTGAAACAAAGCTGTGAGCCTTGGGCTGGTCCCAGGGTGGCACCACCCAGGCCCCCTGGGCACCAAGGGAGCGAGGGGGAATAAGAGCAGGGCAGCCCCCTGGGTGCCGCTgtcaggagcagagccaggcccagGTGGCTCCAGCTGCCTGTCCTGTCCCCTTTCCTAAAGCTCCTCTGCACATagaggggagaaaaagagaatttagGTAACTCCACTCCCCCTTCACCCCCAACCC
This region includes:
- the STARD8 gene encoding stAR-related lipid transfer protein 8 isoform X2, producing the protein MPLLDVFWSCFRKVKCFPLLQVKKNAEAEAKRACEWLRATGFPQYVQLFEEGSFPLDIGSVKKNHGFLDEDSLGALCRRLMTLNNCASMKLEVHFQSKQNEDSEEEEQCTISSHWAFQQESKCWSPMGSSDLLAPPSPGLPATSSCESVLTELSATSLPVITVSLPPEPADLPLPGCAPSSSDRPLLSPTQGQEGPQDKAKKRHRNRSFLKHLESLRRKEKSGSQQAEPKHSPATSEKVSKASSFRSCRGFLSAGFYRAKNWAATSAGGSGANTRKAWEAWPVASFRHPQWTHRGDCLVHVPGDHKPGTFPRSLSIESLCPEDGHRLADWQPGRRWGCEGRRGSCGSTGSHASTYDNLPELYPAEPVMVGAEAEDEDDEESGGSYAHLDDILQHVWGLQQRVELWSRAMYPDLGPGDEEEEEATSSVEIATVEVKCQAEALSQMEVPAHGESPAWAQAEVQPAVLAPAQAPAEAEPLAQEEAEAPAPAPAPAPAQDSEQEAHSGGEPTFASSLSVEEGHSISDTVASSSELDSSGNSMNEAEAAGPLAGLQASMPRERRDSGVGASLTRPCRKLRWHSFQNSHRPSLNSESLEINRQFAGQINLLHKGSLLRLTAFMEKYTMPHKQGWVWSMPKFMRRNKTPDYRGQHVFGVPPLIHVQRTGQPLPQSIQQAMRYLRSQCLDQVGIFRKSGVKSRIQNLRQMNETSPDNVCYEGQSAYDVADLLKQYFRDLPEPIFTSKLTTTFLQIYQLLPKDQWLAAAQAATLLLPDENREVLQTLLYFLSDIASAEENQMTAGNLAVCLAPSIFHLNVSKKDSPSPRIKSKRSLIGRPGPRDLSDNMAATQGLSHMISDCKKLFQVPQDMVLQLCSSYSAAELSPPGPALAELRQAQAAGVSLSLYMEENIQDLLRDAAERFKGWMSVPGPQHTELACRKAPDGHPLRLWKASTEVAAPPAVVLHRVLRERALWDEDLLRAQVLEALMPGVELYHYVTDSMAPHPCRDFVVLRMWRSDLPRGGCLLVSQSLDPEQPVPESGVRALMLTSQYLMEPCGLGRSRLTHICRADLRGRSPDWYNKVFGHLCAMEVAKIRDSFPTLQAAGPETKL
- the STARD8 gene encoding stAR-related lipid transfer protein 8 isoform X1 translates to MPLLDVFWSCFRKVKCFPLLQVKKNAEAEAKRACEWLRATGFPQYVQLFEEGSFPLDIGSVKKNHGFLDEDSLGALCRRLMTLNNCASMKLEVHFQSKQCLSQNEDSEEEEQCTISSHWAFQQESKCWSPMGSSDLLAPPSPGLPATSSCESVLTELSATSLPVITVSLPPEPADLPLPGCAPSSSDRPLLSPTQGQEGPQDKAKKRHRNRSFLKHLESLRRKEKSGSQQAEPKHSPATSEKVSKASSFRSCRGFLSAGFYRAKNWAATSAGGSGANTRKAWEAWPVASFRHPQWTHRGDCLVHVPGDHKPGTFPRSLSIESLCPEDGHRLADWQPGRRWGCEGRRGSCGSTGSHASTYDNLPELYPAEPVMVGAEAEDEDDEESGGSYAHLDDILQHVWGLQQRVELWSRAMYPDLGPGDEEEEEATSSVEIATVEVKCQAEALSQMEVPAHGESPAWAQAEVQPAVLAPAQAPAEAEPLAQEEAEAPAPAPAPAPAQDSEQEAHSGGEPTFASSLSVEEGHSISDTVASSSELDSSGNSMNEAEAAGPLAGLQASMPRERRDSGVGASLTRPCRKLRWHSFQNSHRPSLNSESLEINRQFAGQINLLHKGSLLRLTAFMEKYTMPHKQGWVWSMPKFMRRNKTPDYRGQHVFGVPPLIHVQRTGQPLPQSIQQAMRYLRSQCLDQVGIFRKSGVKSRIQNLRQMNETSPDNVCYEGQSAYDVADLLKQYFRDLPEPIFTSKLTTTFLQIYQLLPKDQWLAAAQAATLLLPDENREVLQTLLYFLSDIASAEENQMTAGNLAVCLAPSIFHLNVSKKDSPSPRIKSKRSLIGRPGPRDLSDNMAATQGLSHMISDCKKLFQVPQDMVLQLCSSYSAAELSPPGPALAELRQAQAAGVSLSLYMEENIQDLLRDAAERFKGWMSVPGPQHTELACRKAPDGHPLRLWKASTEVAAPPAVVLHRVLRERALWDEDLLRAQVLEALMPGVELYHYVTDSMAPHPCRDFVVLRMWRSDLPRGGCLLVSQSLDPEQPVPESGVRALMLTSQYLMEPCGLGRSRLTHICRADLRGRSPDWYNKVFGHLCAMEVAKIRDSFPTLQAAGPETKL